A genomic segment from Heptranchias perlo isolate sHepPer1 chromosome 18, sHepPer1.hap1, whole genome shotgun sequence encodes:
- the LOC137334993 gene encoding DNA ligase 1-like, whose translation MAKIKNQNKTGVKENDKSVENTKGRRTQKLLINTEEMWSDEVFLHPRQLPKRASHKKPGWFEINNLISSNPKGVPRAMDNFEVSQCGKNEDFEEAGSTCSQNSPCPMKVSIVKKGTKHKADKSETLQVNEKNFEKPRLVIAVLKPFGLRILRSNPAPTANVSIRHIQKWKMKMRTQSKQQSENIQRKRILVPIDSHLENSNNNVVKQWIRQKNGLLRKEREAKRKQRRLERAVHKRQEIYQQKRQKESEEKVKMWMEKKRENKTQKNMKVNDCTTSLSADANTQNVKTLPPVINGVRKSISQSPAKTLKTEKQTTEEKLEMNKERALILGTGKSKTGTMSSKPSCVLSKDQVVSSCKMAETLVQDSQHGSQAYQKSNSRKVQKVKLGRQEIEEKALSKPTSFKVTKQKSPSSGNTPQIKELDIGNCRRGIHLIHRLPFNEWISRKSKGSKKIQAKMEEQETELDKDLQNIVPKLARKQIQNIMDSKKRVNAGRELDSLDNITLVSEFTEVIQNPKWLQEARVTPAVKNWFVHRFVENTMQCK comes from the coding sequence ATGGCTAAGATAAAGAATCAGAATAAAACTGGAGTGAAAGAAAATGACAAGAGCGTGGAGAACACCAAAGGGAGAAGAACGCAAAAGTTACTCATCAATACGGAAGAAATGTGGTCAGATGAAGTATTCCTGCACCCAAGGCAATTGCCTAAAAGAGCCTCTCATAAGAAGCCTGGTTGGTTTGAGATAAATAATTTGATTTCCTCAAACCCTAAAGGAGTACCCAGAGCAATGGATAATTTTGAAGTATCTCAATGTGGGAAGAATGAAGACTTTGAAGAAGCTGGAAGTACATGTTCTCAAAATTCACCGTGTCCAATGAAGGTTAGTATAGTTAAAAAGGGAACAAAACATAAAGCAGACAAAAGTGAAACATTACAAGTtaatgaaaagaactttgaaaagCCCAGATTAGTCATTGCCGTGCTGAAGCCATTCGGTCTACGGATTCTCCGTTCCAATCCAGCCCCAACTGCAAATGTGTCTATTCGGCACATTcaaaaatggaaaatgaaaaTGAGAACTCAGAGTAAACAGCAGAGTGAAAACATTCAGAGGAAGAGAATTTTGGTGCCAATTGACAGTCATCTGGAAAACTCAAACAATAATGTTGTAAAGCAGTGGATTCGTCAAAAGAATGGGTTactaaggaaagagagagaagcaaagaggAAGCAGAGACGCCTGGAAAGAGCAGTACATAAAAGGCAAGAAATTTATCAGCAAAAGAGGCAAAAGGAATCTGAAGAAAAGGTAAAAATGTGgatggagaaaaaaagagaaaacaaaacacagaagaatatgaaagtaaacgacTGTACGACTTCACTCAGTGCAGATGCAAATACTCAGAATGTAAAGACATTGCCTCCTGTAATAAATGGAGTCAGAAAATCTATTAGCCAAAGCCCAGCCAAAACCTTAAAGACTGAAAAACAAACAACTGAAGAAAAATTGGAGATGAACAAGGAAAGAGCCCTTATTCTAGGTACAGGGAAATCCAAAACTGGGACCATGTCTTCAAAACCATCTTGTGTTTTATCTAAAGATCAAGTGGTGAGTTCATGCAAGATGGCAGAaacactggttcaagattcacAGCATGGCAGCCAAGCGTACCAGAAATCCAACAGCAGGAAAGTGCAGAAGGTTAAATTAGGGCGTCAAGAAATTGAAGAAAAAGCACTTTCAAAACCAACATCTTTCAAAGTGACAAAACAAAAATCACCAAGTTCAGGCAACACACCTCAGATCAAAGAACTGGACATTGGCAATTGCAGAAGAGGGATACATCTCATACACAGACTGCCGTTCAATGAATGGATTTCAAGAAAGTCAAAGGGATCCAAGAAGATCCAAGCAAAGATGGAGGAACAGGAGACAGAACTGGACAAAGATCTTCAAAACATTGTCCCAAAATTGGCGAgaaaacaaatacaaaatataaTGGACAGCAAAAAGAGAGTCAATGCAGGGAGAGAGCTTGATAGCTTAGATAACATTACTTTGGTATCGGAGTTCACTGAAGTAATTCAAAATCCAAAATGGCTCCAAGAAGCCAGAGTTACTCCAGCCGTAAAGAACTGGTTTGTGCACAGATTTGTTGAGAATACCATGCAATGTAAATAG